From the Variovorax paradoxus genome, the window GGTGGCCCCCGCCTTCGTCGAGCATGCGGACCGCAGCGCGCTGGTGCTCGCCGCGCAGACCGGCGACCCTGCCGCCATCGAAAGCCTGCTGGCCGCCTGCCAGCCCGACGCGCGCCGCTACGCCTGGCGGCACTGCCAGGCCAGCGACGTGGACGACGCCGTGCAGGAGTCGCTGATGGTGATCGCGCGCAAGGTGCGCGCGCTGAAGGCGGCCGCGGCGTTCTCGGCGTGGCTCTTCACCGTCATCCGCCGCGAATGCTTGAAGCTGCAGCGTGCCATGTTCCGTCATGAGCCCCTGGACGATGACATCGCCGAGCGCCAGCTGGCCAGCCGCAGCGACGGCGCCCTGCGGCTGGACCTCGTGCACGCGTTCGAGTCGCTGCCCGCGCACTACCGCGAGGTGGTGCTGCTGCGCGATTTCGAGGAACTCACCATCGCCGAGATCGCCGTGCGGCTCGGCGAGCCCGCCAGCGCCGTCAAGAGCCGCCTGCACCGCGCCCGCTCGCTGGCGCGCGAATACCTGCTCGCCTGATTCGAAGGTGCACGCGCCCGCACGACCCGTTCGCGAGACACCACGCAGCCGGCTCTGCCCGACCGCCGATGCAAAGGTGAAGTGGAGGCGACACCCATCGCGTGAGCCCCCGGGAAGTCGAGGACACCACGGAACCGGCTTCGCCGGGCCGTCGGTGTCGCCCCCGGTAGGGGGAAGGAGAAGCGACACGAAGTGCGCGAAGCCTGGGGGCAAGTCAAGGACACCGCGGAACCGGCTTTGCCGGGCCGCCGGTGTCGCCCCCGGTAGGGGGAAGGAGAAGCGACACGAAGTGCGCGAAGCCTGGGGGCGAGCCAAGAATCACCGGGCCGCCGGTGTCGCCCCCGGTAGGGGCAAGGAGAAGCGACACGAAGTGCGCGAAGCCTGGGGGAGTGCCACACCCCCCGGTGCGACAATCGCCCCCGCCATGACAGACACCCTCACGATCACCCGCCCCGACGACTGGCACCTGCACGTGCGCGACGGCGCCGCCCTCGAAGCCGTCGTTCCCCACAGCGCGCGCCAGTTCGGCCGCGCGCTGATCATGCCGAACCTGCGCCCCCCCGTGACCACCGCCGCGCAGGCCGTGGCCTACCGCGACCGCATCCGCGCCGCCGTGCCCGAGGGCACGGACTTCGAGCCCGTGATGTCGCTGTACCTCACCGACAGGCTGCCCCCGGAAGAGATCGCGCTCGCGGCCGAAGCCGGCGTGCGCGCGCTCAAGCTCTACCCGGCCGGCGCCACCACCAACAGCGATGCCGGCGTGACCGACATCCGCCACACCTACAAGACGCTCGAGGCCATGCAGAAGCACGGCCTGCTGCTGCTGGTGCATGGCGAAGTGACCGACCCCGCCATCGACCTGTTCGACCGCGAGGCCGTGTTCGTCGATCGCGTGATGATCCCGCTGCGCCGCGACTTCCCCGAGCTCAAGGTGGTGTTCGAGCACCTGACGACGAAGGAAGGCGCCCACTACGTGCGCGATGCCGGCCGCTTCACCGCCGCCACCATCACCGCGCACCATCTGCTGTACAACCGCAACGCCATCTTCACGGGCGGCATCCGCCCGCACTACTACTGCCTGCCGGTGCTCAAGCGCGAGACGCACCGCGTGGCGCTGGTCGAGGCCGCCACCAGCGGCAGCGACCGCTTCTTCCTCGGTACCGACAGCGCGCCGCACCCGGCGCATCTGAAGGAACACGCCCTCGGCTGCGCCGGCTGCTACACCGCACTGACCGCCATCGAGCTGTATGCCGAGGCCTTCGACAACGCGAACGCGCTCGACAAGCTCGAAGGCTTCGCCAGCTTCCACGGCCCCGACTTCTACGACCTGCCGCGCCACACCGGCACCATCACGCTCAAGCGCGAAAGCTGGACGGTGCCGGAAACGGTGCCCTACGGCGATGCCACGCTCAAGCCGCTGCGCGGCGGTGAAACCATGAACTGGAAGCTCATGTAATGAGCGTTGTCGGTACGCCGGCAAGCACCACGGCGAAGAATTTGGCCGTTTTTATCGACGCTGACAATCTGAACGATGCCACGGCGCTCGACCATGTTCTGTTGGCATTGCGATCGATGGCCGATCGTGTGATCTACAGGCGTGCCTATGGCCGGCCCGAGAGCCTCAAGGCCATTCATGCCGTCCTCTGGAAGCATGGCGTCCGGCCTGTAGCCAACCTGATCGTCGACAAGACGACAACCGATAGCGCGCTGGTGATCGACGCCGTTGAGGCTGTATGCACCAATGACATCGATATCGTCGCAATATGCTCCGGCGACGCCGACTTTGTTCCTTTGGCGCTCTGGCTGCGAGAAAAGGGCTGCAGGGTTCTTTGCTACAGCTTGGCGAACAAGATATTCGCCAACCCCGACAGCTTTTACGACGACGTGGTGTTGCTGAATGTGGTGGAGGACGTAAGCCCTAACGAGGTGCCACAAGCTCAGTCTGCGCAGGAAAGCGGGGCAATTTTTCAAGCGTCGCCAGCCGTCGAGCCCAGTCCCGTGCCGGCGAGCAAACCGAAGCCGCAACCAGTGAAGGCGATGACTGCGCCTTCGGACAAGGCGGTTGTTGCCACGACGCCGTCGATCAAGAAGATTCTTTCGATCCTTCCCGAACTCAAGGGCAAGCAGCCTGTGCACCTGAGTCAGATCGCGACAAAGTTGCGCGATGCGGGCGTCCTGGATGCGAAGACGAAGCCAGTGACCCTATTCCGACGTCATCCCGCGCAGTTTGAACTCATGCCCAAGAGCCAACCGAACTGCGTCAGGTACCGGGGATGAAATCGCAAAGCGGCTGTCGAACGATGACCGAATACTCATCAGAAATTTAATATGACTCCAACCCTTCAAGTGATGCTGCTGATCGACGCAGACAACGTCTCCGCCGACGTGATCGAACAGGCCGTGCAGCGCACGATGGACGAGTACGGCGCCATTCACGTGCGCCGTGCCTACTGCAATGCCGAGATGGCGGTGAACCGCCAGGCGCTGTTCAAGCGGCTGTCGGTGCGACCGATGGTCAATCTCTCGGCCGGCAAGAACAGCACCGACATCGCGCTGTCGGTCGATGCGATCGACCTTGCCATTGCCGAGCGGCCCGACGTGGTGGTGCTGGTGTCGTCCGACTCCGACTTCGCGCCGCTGGTGATCCGCCTGCGCGAGAAGGGCTGCCGCGTCTGCGGCATCGGCCAGCAGGGCAAGACGGGCGAGGAAACGGTCGGCATCTACGACACGTTCATGGACCTCGCGCACCACGGCAGCAGCAACAGCGGCGTAAAGCCTGCGGCCCGCACCGCGGCGGCGAAGAAGACGGCATCGGCCAAGTCGGCCGGTGCGAAGACCGCGCGTGCGAAGACCGCGGCAACGGCCACCACCGCCACCGTGCCCGCTGCGAAGAAGGCACCGGCCAGGAAGACCGCGCGCAAGACGGCCGCCAAGGCGCCCGCACCGCAACCGCCGCAGCCCGAGCCGCCATCGGAAGCCGCCGAGTTCATTTTGCAGGCCGCTCCCGCGCTGCGCAGCGGCAAGGACGTGCCGCTCAACGACGTCGCGAAGGCACTGCGCACGGCAGGCCTGCTCGGCAAGCACGGCAGTTCGCTCAAGCTGTTCGACAAGCTCACCGCCGAGTTCGCGGTGATGCAGCATCCGGACCGCATCCGCTGGACGGGTGCCCCGACGCCTTGATCCTGCCGGCGATCGATTGGGCGCAGCCCTGGCTGGCGCCCTATCGTCCGGACGGTGAAACCGTGGCGCAGGCCGCGCGCCACGTCGGCGTGGCCGCCGCGCTGCAGGGCGCCAGGCCCGGTGCGGCGCCCGGATTCGTGCAGCAGCATGAACTGCCCGCGGGCCGGGCCTACGAGGCCCACGTCTTCCAGACCCGCACCGTGCCCACGCGCGACAACCTGCACGATTTTTTCAACGGGCTCGTGTGGCTCGCGTTTCCGCACACGAAGCGGCGCCTCAACGAACTGCAGGCGGCCGAGATCGCGCGCCACGGCGTCGCACCGGTGCGCGGAGCGGTGCGCGACGCGCTCACGCTGTTCGACGAGAACGGAGCGCTGCTCGATGCGCCGCCCGCGTTGTGGCAGGCGCTCGTGGCGCGCGACTGGCACACGCTGTTCGTCACGCGGCGCGCGCTCTGGAGCGAAGCGCGGCTGCAGCTGTTCGGCCATGCGCTGCTCGAAAAACTCGTGACGCCGCGCAAGGCGGTCACCGCGCACGTGCTGCTGCCGCGCGACCTGCACACCTCGATGGCGCTCGACGACGCGGCCATCGCGACGGATCTCGACGCAAACAGGCTCCAGACGAAACCTTTCGTACCCCTTCCGGTGCTCGGCGTGCCCGGTTGGTGCGACGAAAATACCGAGGCTTCGTTCTACGCCGACACGCAGGTCTTCCGCCCGCTGCCGGCCCCTGCGAAGCGCTAGCCACGCAGGCGGGAGGCCGCGCGGCGATGCATCGCCCGCGCCGTGCTGCACGCACGGCAGGCATTCCAGTTCAGAGGAGAGCACAACAACATGGATACCTTCGTCATCGTCCTGAAGGTGGGGCTGATTCTTTACGCGATCTACAGCCTCATCGTCTACGCCTCGCGCCGCTCGGGCAACCGCGGCGCACTGAAGAGCTTTCGCAACACGCCCGTGCTGCGCCGGATCACCGACGAGGAGAAATCGGCGTTGCAGCCGTTCCTGATGGGGCAGGGCCTGGCGGTGGACGACGAGGTGCGCGAACTCGCCGGCGCCTTCGTGCGCCACGGCCTGCAGGCGCAGGGCTCGTCGACCGAGCACGACACCATCGGCGACATCGACGTGCTGCTGCCTTACGACGCCCTCGACTACATCGAGCCGCACAACCAGGCACTGGTGGTGCTGAGCAGGAAGTGCGCGGTGGTCATCCGGGTGAACGGCTTCGACCTGCTCGAAGGACGCCAGCGCGCGCAGCGCCAGCAGGCCCAGGACAGGCAATGGAAGCACGGCGCGGCGGGTGCGCTGCCGACGCTCGACGAGATCGGCCGCGAGGCCGACCCGGCCGCCCGCTACCAGCGCGGCGAGGTCGACATTCTGGGCCAGCGCACCGAGACGCCCGAGGAGGTCGCCAGCCGCATGGGCCGCGGCGGCTGGGCTTCCGCGCTCGTGTGGCTGGCCGCCTTCGCACTGCTGTGGGTCGCCACCTGGGATGCCACGCGCGGCGCGCAGGCCTACCTGCTGGGCGCAGGGCTGATCGCGGCCGCATGGGCCGCCTGGCTCTTCGTGCGCAGGCCGTCCGCCACGGCCGCCGCGCGGGTGCCGCAGCCGGTCAACCGTGTGCGCGGCATGCTCAACCGGATCGCAGTGGTCAACGCCGGCAATGCGTCGGTCAGGAACGTCGGGCTCTTCATCGGCGACAAGCTGAGTCTCGTGCTGCCTTCGCACTGGAACGACGCCGCGAAGGTGCCGCACGGCGAAGTGATCGAGGCGGAACTGCGCACCGGCGACTTCAGCGCGGTGAGCTTCGGAAGCAACTGGTCGGTGGCCGACGAATGGCGGCGCTTCCGGCCTGCGTACTGGGGGCGGCACCTGCTGCTGATGCTGGTGGGATTGCTGGCCCTCGGTGTGCTGGCGCTGTCGGCGCCCGACCTGCGCGGCGAGGCGGCGCTGGTGGCGCATGCGGTCCTGCATCACGAGAACCCGCGCTACGGCAGTGCGGCGCAGCTGTCCGGCAGCCCGCCGAAGTGGGGCAGCTTCGCGCACGCCGAAGGCGAGGCCCGCTGCGAGATCGATGTGAACGGCAGCACCGTCAATGGACTTGCCGTGCCGGTCATCGACTGCGGCACCGTGCGCTGGGGCGGCACCGCCCCTGTCGTTCCCGCACTGGACATTCCGCAGAGCGTGCTGGCGCTGGCCCGCCCCGACTTTCTTCGCGCGTCGGAGAGCGGCATGTCGGCTGCGCTGATGGCGATGCTGCGCATGCAGATGGGACAGGCGCCCGATCCGCTCGCGGCCTACCGCGCGCGCCAGAACACGCCGATGATGGTGCGCGGCTTCGGCCGGTCGGTGGCGCTCGTCGAAGCCGCCTGCGGCGAGAGCGGCGGACTTTCCCCCGAGGGATGCGGCCACCTGCAGCGCGAGATGGTGCGCGCCATCGATGCCACCGTCGAGAAGGACGGCGTCGACACGCTGGTGACCACCTGGGCCGCGTTGGCGGCCAGCGCGAAGGCGGGCGGCGAGAACGCCGACCTCGTGCTCTCGCGCAGCCAGCTCGCTTCCGTGAACAGCTTCGTGCAGCAGGCGGTCGACGGCGTGGTTGCGGAAAAGATCGAGGCCGCGCGCCCGGCCATCGTGCCGGCCGGCGGCGGCGTGCTGCTGTCGTCGCCGACGCTCATCGGCGATGCGAAGCGCACGGCAGGCGATGGCGAAGCCGGGCCGGTCGACGACGACGTCGCCGCCATCGAAGCGGACGCCGCGGGCGGCTCGCTGCTCGAACGCTGGGCCCGCCTGCAGCGCCATGCCACCGAAGCCGGCCTGAAGCCCTTCGTGCTCGAGGGGCTGGTGACCGCCACTGGCGGCGATGCCGCCGGCACGACGCTGGTGCGCATCGATCCGGGCCTCGACGCCACGCGCACGGCGGCCGCCGGTGCCTACGCGCTGTGGGCGCTGTTCGCGGCGATCCTGGTGCTGGTCAACGGTGTGGTGTTCGCGCTGCGCCTGAGCCAGTCGATGCGGCGCGGCGCGCGCCTGCGTGCCGACGTGGCGATGCGCCCGGCGCCGGGCGCCACAGGCGTCTTCTGAGTTGTCCGACAGGCCTTCAGGACGATGGGGAATACGCGGGCGCTAGAACTTTTGCTCCTATCATGGCTTCGCCGGGCCACCGGAGCGCCCTGCAACGCATGACAACGTGAGCGCCTCCTTGCCGTTCGCGGCTTGAAGGGGGCCGAACGGCCCTCAACTGTGTGGCAGGTTTCCCCACGGAGAATTCAACTTGAAACGTATCCTTCTGTTCGTCCTGACCAACGTGATGGTGGTTGCGGTGCTGGGCGTGGTCGCCAGCCTGCTCGGCGTCAACCGGTTCCTGACGGCCAACGGCCTCAACCTGGGCGCGCTGCTCGGTTTCGCGCTGGTGATGGGTTTCGGCGGCGCGATCATCTCGCTGCTCATCAGCAAGCCGATGGCCAAGTGGACCACCGGCCTGCACATGATCGACAACCCCCAGACGCCCGACGAGGCCTGGATCGTCGGCACCGTGCGCAAGTTCGCCGACAAGGCCGGCATCGGCATGCCCGAGGTCGGCATCTTCGAGGGCGAACCCAATGCCTTCGCGACCGGCGCATTCAAGAACTCGTCGCTGGTGGCGGTGTCCACCGGCCTGCTGCAGAACATGACGCGCGA encodes:
- a CDS encoding RNA polymerase sigma factor, encoding MAPAFVEHADRSALVLAAQTGDPAAIESLLAACQPDARRYAWRHCQASDVDDAVQESLMVIARKVRALKAAAAFSAWLFTVIRRECLKLQRAMFRHEPLDDDIAERQLASRSDGALRLDLVHAFESLPAHYREVVLLRDFEELTIAEIAVRLGEPASAVKSRLHRARSLAREYLLA
- the pyrC gene encoding dihydroorotase, whose protein sequence is MTDTLTITRPDDWHLHVRDGAALEAVVPHSARQFGRALIMPNLRPPVTTAAQAVAYRDRIRAAVPEGTDFEPVMSLYLTDRLPPEEIALAAEAGVRALKLYPAGATTNSDAGVTDIRHTYKTLEAMQKHGLLLLVHGEVTDPAIDLFDREAVFVDRVMIPLRRDFPELKVVFEHLTTKEGAHYVRDAGRFTAATITAHHLLYNRNAIFTGGIRPHYYCLPVLKRETHRVALVEAATSGSDRFFLGTDSAPHPAHLKEHALGCAGCYTALTAIELYAEAFDNANALDKLEGFASFHGPDFYDLPRHTGTITLKRESWTVPETVPYGDATLKPLRGGETMNWKLM
- a CDS encoding NYN domain-containing protein, translated to MSVVGTPASTTAKNLAVFIDADNLNDATALDHVLLALRSMADRVIYRRAYGRPESLKAIHAVLWKHGVRPVANLIVDKTTTDSALVIDAVEAVCTNDIDIVAICSGDADFVPLALWLREKGCRVLCYSLANKIFANPDSFYDDVVLLNVVEDVSPNEVPQAQSAQESGAIFQASPAVEPSPVPASKPKPQPVKAMTAPSDKAVVATTPSIKKILSILPELKGKQPVHLSQIATKLRDAGVLDAKTKPVTLFRRHPAQFELMPKSQPNCVRYRG
- a CDS encoding NYN domain-containing protein — translated: MTPTLQVMLLIDADNVSADVIEQAVQRTMDEYGAIHVRRAYCNAEMAVNRQALFKRLSVRPMVNLSAGKNSTDIALSVDAIDLAIAERPDVVVLVSSDSDFAPLVIRLREKGCRVCGIGQQGKTGEETVGIYDTFMDLAHHGSSNSGVKPAARTAAAKKTASAKSAGAKTARAKTAATATTATVPAAKKAPARKTARKTAAKAPAPQPPQPEPPSEAAEFILQAAPALRSGKDVPLNDVAKALRTAGLLGKHGSSLKLFDKLTAEFAVMQHPDRIRWTGAPTP
- a CDS encoding DUF3025 domain-containing protein; amino-acid sequence: MILPAIDWAQPWLAPYRPDGETVAQAARHVGVAAALQGARPGAAPGFVQQHELPAGRAYEAHVFQTRTVPTRDNLHDFFNGLVWLAFPHTKRRLNELQAAEIARHGVAPVRGAVRDALTLFDENGALLDAPPALWQALVARDWHTLFVTRRALWSEARLQLFGHALLEKLVTPRKAVTAHVLLPRDLHTSMALDDAAIATDLDANRLQTKPFVPLPVLGVPGWCDENTEASFYADTQVFRPLPAPAKR
- a CDS encoding IgaA/UmoB family intracellular growth attenuator, yielding MDTFVIVLKVGLILYAIYSLIVYASRRSGNRGALKSFRNTPVLRRITDEEKSALQPFLMGQGLAVDDEVRELAGAFVRHGLQAQGSSTEHDTIGDIDVLLPYDALDYIEPHNQALVVLSRKCAVVIRVNGFDLLEGRQRAQRQQAQDRQWKHGAAGALPTLDEIGREADPAARYQRGEVDILGQRTETPEEVASRMGRGGWASALVWLAAFALLWVATWDATRGAQAYLLGAGLIAAAWAAWLFVRRPSATAAARVPQPVNRVRGMLNRIAVVNAGNASVRNVGLFIGDKLSLVLPSHWNDAAKVPHGEVIEAELRTGDFSAVSFGSNWSVADEWRRFRPAYWGRHLLLMLVGLLALGVLALSAPDLRGEAALVAHAVLHHENPRYGSAAQLSGSPPKWGSFAHAEGEARCEIDVNGSTVNGLAVPVIDCGTVRWGGTAPVVPALDIPQSVLALARPDFLRASESGMSAALMAMLRMQMGQAPDPLAAYRARQNTPMMVRGFGRSVALVEAACGESGGLSPEGCGHLQREMVRAIDATVEKDGVDTLVTTWAALAASAKAGGENADLVLSRSQLASVNSFVQQAVDGVVAEKIEAARPAIVPAGGGVLLSSPTLIGDAKRTAGDGEAGPVDDDVAAIEADAAGGSLLERWARLQRHATEAGLKPFVLEGLVTATGGDAAGTTLVRIDPGLDATRTAAAGAYALWALFAAILVLVNGVVFALRLSQSMRRGARLRADVAMRPAPGATGVF